Proteins from one Cicer arietinum cultivar CDC Frontier isolate Library 1 chromosome 3, Cicar.CDCFrontier_v2.0, whole genome shotgun sequence genomic window:
- the LOC101491323 gene encoding pterocarpan synthase 1-like: protein MAKSSSSSITVFVTFLFIITLATATNYYQSLSPTMLGFQEEKLTHLHFYFHDIVTGPKPSMVFVAEPNGRAKSTLPFGTVVAMDDPLTSGPERDSKLVGKAQGIYTSISQGEMGLMMVMTWAFTEGEFNGSTLSILGRNMIMSEPIREMPIVGGTGAFRFARGYAQAKFYSVDFTTGDATVEYDIFVFHY, encoded by the coding sequence ATGGCAAAATCTTCATCCTCCTCCATAACTGTCTTCGTTACTTTCCTCTTCATAATAACCCTTGCAACGGCCACTAATTACTATCAAAGCCTGTCTCCAACAATGTTGGGCTTCCAAGAAGAGAAACTAACCCACCTTCATTTTTACTTCCACGACATCGTGACAGGCCCAAAGCCAAGCATGGTATTTGTAGCTGAGCCCAATGGCAGAGCTAAAAGCACCCTTCCATTCGGAACCGTTGTAGCGATGGACGATCCATTGACATCTGGGCCTGAGCGTGACTCAAAACTTGTGGGTAAGGCCCAAGGAATTTACACTTCTATTTCACAAGGGGAGATGGGGTTAATGATGGTTATGACGTGGGCTTTTACAGAGGGAGAGTTTAATGGAAGCACCTTAAGCATATTAGGTAGGAACATGATTATGAGTGAACCTATTAGGGAAATGCCCATTGTTGGTGGGACTGGGGCTTTTCGATTTGCACGTGGGTATGCTCAGGCCAAGTTTTATTCCGTTGATTTCACCACAGGAGATGCCACTGTGGAATATGACATATTCGTCTTCCATTATTAG